In Pectinophora gossypiella unplaced genomic scaffold, ilPecGoss1.1 Pgos_33, whole genome shotgun sequence, a single window of DNA contains:
- the LOC126381011 gene encoding uncharacterized protein LOC126381011 has product MGIEKIRTTPYHPQSNGIVERWHRSMKAAIVARLTPNSNWIIELPTVLLGLRAATRSDTGVSAAELTYGCTLRLPGEFFTPPSATPTIMDYAYVEDLRRAINSLRPIPTEPHNNSRAVFVHPHLQTCESVFMRVDAVRKPLTAPYEGPYRVLSRTDKFFTLQLPNRQATVSIDRLKPAYILNEDEPTEDTTTPASPEKNAHHTSPPPSNRPTSSTEEKKTQSGRIVKRPVRFA; this is encoded by the coding sequence ATGGGAATAGAGAAAATTCGCACTACGCCCTATCACCCGCAATCGAACGGAATCGTCGAACGATGGCACCGATCCATGAAGGCAGCTATAGTAGCTCGATTAACTCCTAACTCTAACTGGATTATCGAGTTACCCACCGTGCTACTCGGACTACGCGCAGCCACACGAAGCGACACCGGTGTAAGCGCCGCCGAGCTAACATACGGCTGCACACTACGCTTACCCGGTGAATTTTTCACTCCGCCGTCAGCCACGCCTACCATTATGGATTACGCCTACGTAGAAGACCTACGCCGAGCAATCAACAGCCTACGACCAATACCTACAGAGCCACATAACAACAGCAGAGCAGTTTTCGTCCATCCGCACCTACAAACTTGCGAGAGCGTATTCATGAGAGTAGATGCCGTAAGGAAACCTCTAACAGCGCCGTATGAAGGTCCTTATCGTGTACTATCGCGCACGGATAAGTTTTTCACACTCCAGTTGCCAAATCGACAAGCAACAGTGTCGATAGACCGCCTGAAACCGGCCTACATTCTCAATGAAGACGAACCGACCGAAGATACGACTACACCTGCATCGCCTGAGAAGAACGCTCATCATACCAGTCCTCCACCATCGAATCGACCTACATCGAGCACAGAAGAGAAGAAGACGCAGTCTGGCCGCATTGTCAAGAGGCCGGTACGCTTCGCTTGA